In one Oscillospiraceae bacterium genomic region, the following are encoded:
- a CDS encoding DtxR family transcriptional regulator: MEIRKSGEDYLEAILILERQSGAVRSIDLARHMGYSKASISHATSALRKGGFLVIDKGGCLRMTDKGREIAERIYERHQFFTMQLITAGVDPEIAEYEACLIEHAVSQDSFEKIRDAHKQEK; the protein is encoded by the coding sequence ATGGAAATTCGTAAATCCGGCGAGGATTATCTGGAGGCCATTCTGATTCTTGAACGGCAGTCCGGTGCGGTGCGCTCTATTGACCTTGCGCGGCACATGGGCTACTCCAAAGCCAGCATCAGCCACGCCACAAGTGCGCTACGCAAGGGCGGATTTCTTGTTATAGACAAAGGCGGCTGCCTGCGCATGACCGATAAGGGACGTGAGATAGCGGAAAGAATCTACGAGCGGCACCAGTTTTTTACGATGCAGTTGATCACTGCGGGCGTAGACCCGGAAATCGCCGAATACGAAGCCTGCCTGATTGAACACGCCGTCAGTCAGGACAGCTTCGAAAAAATCAGGGATGCGCACAAACAGGAAAAATAG
- a CDS encoding ABC transporter ATP-binding protein — translation MFKMIRQFTFHHPKQIIAPTLWLFLSQAFSILPAILAYMAIYLLGQAFYPPYTLDIALLIKIAVIGIAYVLLQYVVELISYYNTYGRAYHDTADKRIAYIQKLRRQSLGFFSSKESGELISSFASDFANVEFTMCYWLPYPIGVGFLLLLSFVCMLFFDWRMAVAIFAMLPVCAILMLQIAKVKEKHSRSVMEAKTKAATQLNEYLHGMKDLKAYHRTGSGFEALKKAFSDLRRESLRDEAVAGSLSTLCASLVKFVVPVTAMVGLYLLMGGSLTILDFAGFLVIATKLTEPALTLVSSISALRGMALSGERLDKVMTMSDPSGTDKITHGDSYAFDSVSFHYAADTNVIHGVSFETPAGALTALVGPSGSGKSTLLRLMARFWDYQHGQVRFAGKELRSIAPESLLSQVSMVMQNAYLFRGTIRENLCFGNERITEQQMLDACRKARCHDFISALPESYDTVVGEGGATLSGGERQRISLARAFLKDVPILLLDEPTASLDADNEAAVQKALDEISKERTVIMIAHRLKTVRGAQQILVLENGRITQKGTHNQLVGTDGLYSRLWELQNQAGNYTFKQS, via the coding sequence ATGTTTAAGATGATCCGGCAATTTACCTTCCACCATCCGAAACAGATCATTGCTCCGACGCTGTGGCTGTTTCTCTCGCAGGCATTCAGCATTCTCCCCGCGATCCTTGCATACATGGCGATCTATCTCTTGGGGCAGGCGTTTTATCCGCCATATACGCTGGATATTGCGCTGCTGATTAAAATTGCGGTGATAGGGATTGCCTATGTCCTTCTGCAATATGTTGTGGAGCTGATCTCCTATTACAACACCTATGGACGCGCATATCACGACACGGCAGACAAGCGTATTGCATATATTCAAAAACTGCGCCGTCAGAGTCTCGGCTTCTTTTCCTCCAAGGAATCCGGTGAGCTGATTAGCTCCTTTGCAAGCGATTTTGCCAATGTGGAATTTACCATGTGCTACTGGTTGCCTTATCCTATCGGCGTGGGCTTTCTGCTGCTGCTTTCCTTTGTTTGTATGCTGTTCTTTGACTGGCGTATGGCGGTGGCGATTTTTGCAATGCTGCCCGTCTGCGCAATCCTGATGCTGCAAATTGCAAAGGTCAAGGAAAAACATAGCCGCTCCGTTATGGAGGCCAAGACAAAAGCCGCAACGCAGCTCAACGAATACCTGCACGGTATGAAAGACCTCAAAGCCTACCACCGTACCGGCAGCGGCTTCGAGGCGCTGAAAAAAGCGTTTTCTGATTTGCGCAGGGAATCACTGCGGGACGAGGCCGTTGCAGGCAGCCTTTCCACTCTGTGCGCTTCGTTGGTCAAATTCGTTGTTCCCGTAACGGCGATGGTGGGTCTGTATCTACTGATGGGCGGCAGTCTTACCATATTGGATTTCGCAGGCTTTCTTGTGATTGCCACAAAGCTGACCGAACCGGCGCTTACCCTTGTGAGCAGCATTTCAGCGCTGCGGGGCATGGCTCTCTCCGGTGAGCGGCTGGACAAGGTGATGACGATGTCCGACCCTTCCGGCACAGACAAAATCACCCACGGCGACAGCTATGCGTTTGACAGCGTTTCCTTCCACTATGCAGCGGATACCAACGTGATCCATGGCGTGAGCTTTGAAACACCGGCAGGGGCACTCACTGCGCTGGTAGGACCCTCCGGCAGCGGTAAATCGACGCTTCTGCGGCTGATGGCACGATTCTGGGACTACCAGCATGGGCAGGTGCGCTTTGCCGGGAAAGAGCTTCGCAGCATCGCGCCGGAAAGCCTGCTTTCACAGGTATCTATGGTGATGCAAAACGCCTATCTGTTCCGGGGTACGATTCGGGAGAACCTATGCTTCGGGAATGAGCGCATCACCGAACAGCAGATGCTCGACGCCTGCCGAAAAGCACGCTGCCACGACTTCATCTCCGCCTTGCCGGAGAGCTACGATACTGTGGTAGGCGAAGGCGGCGCAACCCTGTCCGGGGGCGAGCGACAGCGTATTTCGCTGGCAAGAGCATTTTTGAAAGATGTCCCGATCCTGCTTCTGGACGAGCCGACCGCATCCCTTGACGCGGACAACGAGGCGGCTGTGCAAAAGGCGCTGGACGAAATATCCAAAGAACGCACCGTAATCATGATCGCCCATCGGCTGAAAACCGTGCGCGGCGCACAGCAGATCCTTGTTCTTGAAAACGGCAGGATCACACAAAAAGGAACCCATAACCAGCTTGTCGGGACAGACGGACTTTACTCACGACTGTGGGAATTGCAAAATCAGGCTGGAAACTATACTTTCAAACAATCTTAG
- a CDS encoding membrane protein, whose amino-acid sequence MKSKFLNLKEFVLVIVLSCLMIGIGYLIMLPFAANMQLLYFLEPGLIGLVNGIVYVLMIRKCPKIGTQFIIAALYGTYMLIMGSAYAALYFYILAIVNELIMLKGGYQSKVRPAVPHVLMWCMNAMGSTLNLLLFRASYVKIYMDLGMDEATATAAVNQTAEFWCAPQNILISLCVTAILCVGGYLLGVKMLGKHFKPAGVA is encoded by the coding sequence ATGAAATCAAAATTTTTGAATCTCAAGGAGTTCGTCCTTGTTATCGTATTGTCTTGCCTGATGATCGGCATCGGCTACCTCATCATGCTGCCCTTTGCGGCAAATATGCAGCTTCTCTATTTCCTGGAGCCGGGGCTGATTGGCCTTGTCAACGGCATCGTCTATGTGCTGATGATCCGCAAGTGCCCGAAAATCGGGACGCAGTTTATCATTGCCGCGCTGTACGGTACCTATATGCTGATCATGGGCAGTGCCTATGCCGCTCTGTATTTCTACATTCTGGCTATTGTCAATGAACTGATCATGCTCAAGGGTGGCTATCAGAGCAAGGTGCGCCCCGCCGTTCCTCACGTCCTCATGTGGTGCATGAACGCAATGGGCAGTACCCTGAACCTGCTCCTGTTCCGCGCAAGCTATGTCAAAATTTATATGGATTTGGGCATGGATGAAGCCACAGCTACGGCAGCGGTCAATCAGACCGCGGAATTTTGGTGCGCTCCGCAAAACATTCTGATTTCTCTCTGCGTGACGGCAATCCTCTGCGTCGGCGGTTATCTGTTGGGCGTCAAAATGCTGGGCAAGCACTTTAAGCCTGCCGGTGTCGCATGA
- a CDS encoding ABC transporter ATP-binding protein, with the protein MQEAKKNVILRVFRTAHCPPGKYFFGVTCSALSVLLSGVPFYTVYRIIRLFLLASLDGAAAPTHEIWMWAAVTIGSIVLGIVLSVIGSFSCHACAFNALYDLRMRLLDHMGRLNLGFYTGGQSGATQKMMNENIEKMENIIAHDVSNIFGAGLLLAALAVLMFSLNIPLALTIFIALVLAFLIQFSAFGGKQGQKIWSDLNRSSTELDAAFSEYVAGMEEEKIFGRPETAARRLTGLVDKNREHWKVYLKRVTPIFGAYKTITISVLAFLLVSGCALLYLHPGDHELMMELLMFLIVGPACISPLMELVEFGADLRNLAVRMDQIDEVLNMQPISEGTETAPKGGAEIVFQDVSFSYQNAADPLRRMALDHLTMEIPAGSFAALVGPSGGGKSTAGQLIARFWDVESGSITVAGRDIREYSTEALMNTIAFVFQDTHIFAESVYDNIAMHRKVHREDVERAAKAARCHDFILTLPKGYDTKLGDGGHKLSGGEAQRIAIARAILKDAPIVVLDEAMAFTDAENELALREGMAELLKGKTVLMIAHRLYSIQDADCIFVLENGKLREHGSHTELLKANGLYAHLWAIQNETESWQMKGGPAHV; encoded by the coding sequence ATGCAAGAAGCAAAGAAAAACGTCATTCTTCGCGTGTTCCGAACGGCGCATTGCCCTCCGGGAAAGTATTTCTTCGGCGTGACCTGCTCTGCACTCAGCGTTCTGCTGTCCGGCGTACCGTTCTATACGGTCTACCGGATCATCCGGCTTTTTCTGCTGGCATCGCTTGATGGTGCGGCTGCTCCGACCCACGAGATATGGATGTGGGCAGCGGTCACGATAGGAAGTATCGTGCTGGGCATCGTGCTGTCTGTAATCGGCAGCTTTTCCTGCCATGCCTGCGCATTCAATGCACTCTATGACCTGCGTATGCGCCTCCTCGACCACATGGGGCGGCTAAACCTCGGCTTTTACACAGGCGGTCAATCCGGCGCAACGCAGAAGATGATGAATGAGAATATCGAAAAGATGGAAAACATCATTGCCCACGATGTTTCCAATATTTTCGGCGCGGGGCTGTTGCTGGCAGCTTTGGCCGTGCTGATGTTCTCACTCAACATTCCGCTGGCACTGACGATCTTTATCGCTCTCGTGCTTGCGTTTCTCATCCAGTTTTCCGCTTTCGGCGGAAAGCAGGGTCAGAAGATATGGAGCGACCTGAACCGTTCCTCCACCGAGCTGGATGCAGCGTTTTCTGAATATGTGGCGGGCATGGAGGAAGAAAAAATTTTCGGCAGGCCGGAGACGGCAGCCCGCCGCCTGACAGGGCTGGTGGATAAGAACAGGGAGCATTGGAAGGTCTATCTGAAGCGTGTCACGCCGATTTTCGGCGCATATAAGACCATCACAATCTCCGTGCTGGCGTTCCTTCTTGTTTCCGGCTGCGCATTGCTGTACCTGCATCCCGGCGACCATGAGCTTATGATGGAGCTGTTGATGTTCCTGATAGTCGGTCCCGCCTGCATCAGTCCCTTGATGGAACTTGTGGAGTTCGGAGCAGATTTGCGGAACCTGGCAGTACGCATGGATCAGATTGACGAGGTGCTGAATATGCAGCCCATATCCGAGGGAACGGAGACTGCCCCAAAGGGTGGAGCTGAAATTGTGTTTCAGGATGTGAGCTTTTCCTATCAGAACGCTGCCGACCCGCTGCGCCGCATGGCATTAGACCACCTGACAATGGAGATTCCTGCCGGGAGCTTCGCTGCGCTGGTAGGACCGTCTGGCGGTGGGAAATCCACGGCAGGGCAACTCATTGCCCGGTTCTGGGATGTGGAGAGCGGCTCAATCACTGTCGCAGGTCGGGACATCCGGGAATATTCCACGGAAGCCCTGATGAACACCATCGCCTTTGTTTTTCAGGACACGCACATCTTTGCGGAAAGCGTCTATGACAATATCGCCATGCACCGTAAGGTTCACCGCGAGGATGTGGAGAGAGCAGCAAAAGCGGCAAGATGCCACGATTTTATTCTCACCCTGCCAAAAGGCTATGATACAAAGCTGGGGGACGGCGGACATAAGCTGTCGGGCGGCGAGGCGCAGCGTATCGCCATTGCAAGGGCGATATTAAAAGATGCACCCATCGTCGTGCTGGATGAGGCGATGGCTTTTACCGACGCGGAAAACGAGCTTGCACTGCGGGAAGGCATGGCGGAGCTTTTGAAAGGGAAAACCGTGCTGATGATTGCCCATCGGCTTTACTCCATTCAGGATGCGGACTGCATCTTTGTGTTGGAGAACGGGAAACTCAGGGAGCACGGCTCACATACCGAACTGCTGAAAGCAAATGGCCTGTATGCACATCTTTGGGCAATTCAGAACGAAACCGAAAGTTGGCAGATGAAGGGAGGACCTGCCCATGTTTAA
- a CDS encoding ABC transporter ATP-binding protein: MIELKNLSFSYENSSEAKGQLRGIDLHVKKGELVILSGRSGCGKTTLTRILNGLCPGFYPGKLEGGYSLDGEDALKMPIHRLGTMVGSVFQDPRSQFFATNTTDEIVLGMENIPLERPVMQERLNTVCKQMNIERLIDRRIFPLSSGEKQLIAIASVCAMEPKVIVLDEPSANLDSEAMVRLGALLYRLKMAGHTMILSEHRFHYVRDSFDRLVFMEDGAISAVYDRKDALSLTAEQMTAMGLRPFDAPAFRVGGAYRQNQDDALQVSAISCMLDSQQILEEVSFAAQSGKILAIAGPNGAGKSTLCRIITGLYRAMGSVSLNGEILRRKRRTQKSFFVQQDSDYQLYAPTVLDEFSLGKKETAELKETALSRLREMGLEAFTDRHPASLSGGQKQRLLLALAAASGRSLLVFDEPTSGLDGFNMHLTVDLLKRLAGEGRCILLITHDMELIAEAADSVLYIEGGKLRYHRNVLRQMGDDDGNS; this comes from the coding sequence TTGATTGAACTGAAAAACCTCTCCTTTTCCTATGAGAACTCAAGTGAAGCAAAGGGACAGCTCAGAGGTATCGACCTTCATGTAAAAAAGGGCGAGTTGGTGATCCTGTCCGGCAGAAGCGGCTGCGGCAAGACGACGCTGACCCGTATTCTCAACGGGCTTTGCCCCGGCTTTTATCCGGGAAAGCTGGAGGGCGGCTACTCCCTTGACGGTGAGGACGCACTGAAAATGCCCATCCATCGTTTGGGGACGATGGTGGGAAGCGTCTTTCAGGATCCTCGCAGCCAGTTTTTCGCCACCAACACGACGGATGAGATTGTGCTGGGGATGGAGAACATCCCACTGGAGCGTCCGGTCATGCAGGAGCGGTTGAACACGGTTTGCAAACAGATGAACATTGAAAGACTGATCGACCGAAGGATATTCCCTCTGTCCAGCGGCGAAAAGCAGCTTATCGCCATTGCCTCCGTCTGTGCAATGGAGCCGAAGGTTATCGTCCTGGATGAGCCGTCCGCAAATCTGGACAGCGAAGCGATGGTGCGCCTTGGCGCGCTGCTCTATCGGCTGAAAATGGCGGGGCATACGATGATCCTCTCGGAGCATCGGTTCCATTATGTGCGGGATTCCTTTGACCGGCTTGTTTTCATGGAGGATGGTGCGATTTCCGCCGTCTATGACCGGAAAGACGCCCTATCCCTGACAGCGGAGCAGATGACGGCGATGGGACTTCGTCCCTTTGACGCACCGGCATTTCGCGTAGGCGGAGCATACCGGCAGAATCAGGACGACGCCTTGCAGGTGTCCGCAATCTCCTGTATGCTGGACAGCCAGCAAATTTTGGAGGAAGTGAGCTTTGCCGCACAGAGCGGAAAGATACTTGCCATCGCCGGACCCAACGGCGCAGGCAAATCCACGCTTTGCCGCATCATCACAGGTTTATACCGGGCAATGGGTTCGGTTTCCCTCAATGGTGAAATCCTGAGGCGGAAGCGTCGCACACAAAAATCCTTTTTTGTGCAGCAGGATTCCGATTATCAGCTCTATGCGCCTACTGTGCTGGACGAGTTTTCCCTCGGCAAAAAGGAAACGGCAGAGTTGAAAGAAACTGCGCTTTCCCGGTTGCGGGAGATGGGACTGGAAGCCTTTACTGATCGGCATCCTGCTTCGTTATCGGGAGGCCAGAAGCAGCGTCTGTTGCTGGCGCTGGCTGCGGCAAGTGGGAGAAGCCTGTTGGTGTTTGATGAACCTACCAGCGGCTTGGACGGTTTCAATATGCACCTGACGGTCGATCTGCTAAAACGGCTTGCCGGAGAAGGTCGCTGCATCCTGCTGATTACGCATGATATGGAGCTAATCGCGGAGGCTGCGGATAGCGTCCTCTATATTGAGGGCGGCAAACTGCGCTATCACCGAAATGTTCTGCGGCAGATGGGAGACGATGATGGAAATTCGTAA
- a CDS encoding transporter, which produces MSLTKIKPGTTVDPRTWLVHLLIGVAAIIFIHSNMGGLLLFAWCMLLQLTMRKGQYLLPFLFAYIVLTGFAWIGVQLLPDDRFYFLGLAFSNMGVIGRKAMVPLSFAICLAKEPTGSLLASLQAMRLPKAVGIGLAVLLRFFPTIGGEYRAIRASQRFRGIGVGVVHTLTHLPSTVEYILIPLILRTTKVAEELSASMTVRGVRFLGETISYRPVRFTGKDAALCAMAVLIPAAVFLLERRGVF; this is translated from the coding sequence ATGAGCCTGACGAAAATAAAACCCGGAACGACTGTTGATCCGAGGACATGGCTCGTACACCTTTTGATCGGTGTGGCAGCGATTATCTTCATCCACTCCAACATGGGTGGACTGCTTCTATTCGCATGGTGTATGCTCTTGCAACTCACCATGCGAAAGGGGCAGTATCTCCTGCCATTCCTGTTTGCGTACATCGTACTGACGGGCTTTGCATGGATCGGTGTGCAGCTTCTGCCTGACGACAGGTTTTACTTTTTAGGTCTGGCCTTCTCCAATATGGGCGTTATAGGACGCAAGGCAATGGTTCCGTTATCCTTTGCTATCTGCCTTGCGAAAGAGCCTACCGGTTCTCTGCTTGCCTCCTTACAGGCAATGCGGCTCCCGAAGGCGGTGGGCATCGGGCTTGCTGTGCTGCTGCGGTTTTTCCCGACGATTGGCGGCGAGTATCGTGCGATCCGTGCTTCGCAGCGGTTTCGCGGGATCGGGGTAGGCGTGGTTCACACGCTTACCCATCTCCCCTCAACGGTGGAATACATACTGATCCCACTGATCCTGCGCACGACAAAAGTCGCCGAAGAACTCTCTGCCTCCATGACGGTGCGTGGAGTACGCTTTTTGGGGGAAACAATTTCCTACCGTCCTGTGCGCTTTACGGGAAAGGATGCTGCGCTCTGCGCGATGGCAGTTTTGATTCCCGCGGCTGTGTTTCTGCTGGAAAGGAGGGGCGTCTTTTGA